The Streptomyces sp. NBC_00510 genomic interval CATACTGGCCCCCGTGTTCGAGGAGATGCTGGTGCCGGTCTCACACGACCCGGCGGTGGAGTTGTTCGTCGCCCGGGCCGGCCGTCCGTCCGGCCCGCCGCTGCTGGTGGTGCACGGCGGACCCGACTGGGACCACACGTACCTGCGTCGGCCCCTGGACCGGCTCGCCGGGCACCGCCGGATCGTCCTCCCGGACCTGCGCGGCTGCGGGCGCTCCACGCGCGGGCTCGCCGACGGCCACTACACGCCGGACGCGGCCACCGCCGACCTCGTGCGGCTGCTGGACGCCCTGGGGATCGGGCGGACGGACGTCCTCGGCTTCTCGTACGGAGGGCTGATCGCGCAGCGCCTCGCCCTGGCCGCGCCCGGGCGTGTACGACGCCTGGTGATCGCGTCGAGCAGCGTCCTGCCGGTGCCGCCGGACGCCTTCGACGGCTGGCGGGAGCGCGAGGAGCGGCTGGCGGCCGAGGCCGCGGTGTGGTCCGACCCCTCGCTGTCCGGAGCGGCCCTCACGCGTGCGGCCGCCGTGGCCTCCGCACGGGCGAACGTGTGGCGGGAGGAGGCCCTGCCGGGTTACCTCGACGTCCTGCGCGGCGTCCGCTTCACCGCGGAATGGCTGCGCCCCTGGCAGGCCGGGACGCTGCCGGGGCCGCGCCGCCCCGGCGACCCCGGGCGGCTCGCGGCGCTCGGCGTGCCCGTGCTGCTGCTGCACGGACGGCAGGACATGACCTTCCCGGTCGGTCTGGTCGCACCCACGCTGCGGCTCCTGCCGTCCGCTCGGGCCGCGGTGATCGAGGAGGCGGGGCACATGGCCCACGTCGACCGGCCCGACGCCTGGCTGGAGGCACTGGAGGACTTCCTCTCGCGGGACTGACCACGGCAGGCGGAGCGAGCCGGCTCAGACGACCGGTGCCCGATGCAGGGCCGGCGGAAGGATCCCCGCGTCGTCGAAGCGCCGCTCCAGGGCCTCGGTGCCGTGCTCGCGGCGGAAGGCGATCTCGGACGCGGTCACCGGCAGCAGCCACAGCAGCCGGGCGTGGCCGCCCGGCAGCCGGCACACCTCCAGATCGGGGCCGTGCAGGTACGGGAGGTTGACCAGGATGTGGTCGCAGGCCGAACCGGGGACCCAGGGCCCGCCGACCGGCAGGCTGTGGCCCACGTCGAGCGGATGCGGCCGGGGACCGCGGTGGTAGTGGGCGGTCATGGCGATCAGGTCGGCGAAGCGGGGGTCGCGGACCGGGGCGGTCAGGACGAACTCGAGGCGGTGGCCGTCGCGGTCGGCCCGTGACCCGCGACCGGCCGTGACGTAGGTCCAGTAGTCGCCCCGGGGGCCCGGGCCCACCTCGAGGACCCGCAGGCCGGGGACCGTGCCGCGCCGTCCGTCGCCCAGGTCGTGGTCGGCCGTGCCCACCGGGTGGCCCGCGAAGAAGGTCCGCACGTGCCGGTCGAGCGCCTCCTGCGCCGGGTCCGCCCCGCTCGTCGTCATGGCGGGGATCATGTCAGGTGCCCGGCGGCCCGCCCCCGCCCCACCGCGCGGGGCGCGAGGGGCCCGCCGTACGCCCTGCAGCGCACCGGTGCGCGCCGTGTGGCGCGGGCTCCGGGACGTGCGCACCGGTGCCCGGCCACGGCGGTGGGGCGGAAGTGACACCGCTGACGGGTGGAGCCGCCGTGGTCGTCCTCCGGGGTCCGCCGACGCGCGCCAATGCCGACGCCCCGCGCGTCCGTTGCGGTAACGACGGGTGACGGGAAGCCGAAGCGCACCCGCCGGGCGCCCGCACGTCTAGGCTGGTGCTGCGCGCTCACGCGCCCCCCGACACCGCTGCATTGGAGATCCCGCCATGGCCGCTGACCGCCTCGACCTGCCGCCGGTGAGGCTGCTGCCCGAGGAGGAGCTGGCGCGGCTCGCACTCGCCGTACCGCTCCTCGACCGCGCGGTACGGCTGGCACGCTGGTGCGCGCCGCACGTGACCGTGGACGCGATGGGGGAGCTGACCGCCGAGGACGTCCCGCGCGCGGTCCGAGAGCTGGGCCTGGAGGAGCAGCCGGACGGCCCGGCGGAGACGACCCAGGCCTGGGGCGTGGCCGTGGACGCGGGCCTCGTCGACCTGGACATCGCGGACACCGCGGACGAGGACGAGGAGGGCGGCGCCCCGAGCGTGGCCCTGGACGAGCCCGCGGGGCGCGCCGTGCCCGGCGAGGCGCTGACCCGGCTGGACGCGGGCGAGCCCCGCGAGGTGCTGGAGCTGTGGCTCGCCGCACTGGACACGGCGCTGGCCGAGGCCGCGACCCCCGACCTGGACGGCCTGATGGAGGAACTGGGCCCGGACGGGGAGGTCGACCTGAGCACCCTGGACTGGGACCCGGAGGAGGAGGCCGAGTTCCTCGACGGCGCGCTCGCCAACCTCTACCTCTTCACCGTCATGGAGGACTCCGGCGGCGACGCCAAGGACGCCGTGCCGCTGCCGGTCCTGGCCGCCTCCCTCGTCGTCCCCGAGGACGTGGAGGAGCCGAGCGACGCCCTGCTGGAGGACGTCACCGAGGTGATGATGCGCCTCGACGAGCACTTCCGGCTGCTCACGACCACCGGGCTGCTGGAGTACCAGCCGCTGGACGAGGCGCTGATCGAGGAGGCCGAGTCCGAGGACGCCGGCCCCGCCGAGGGGACGGTGGCCTTCCCGCAGGAGATCGGGCCCGAGGAGGTCTCCCGGTACGGCCTGGTGCGGCTGACCCCGCTCGGCGTGTACGGCGTGCGGTCCCGGATGGTCGAGGCCGGCCTGCACGCCCCGGTCGCCGGCGACCTGGCCGGGGAGCCCGCCGCCGCCCTCCTGGAGGCGCTGTTCCGGTACCCGGACCAGATCGCCCGCCGGGAGGCCGACGCGTGGCTCGGCAACCGCAAGCCGTACGACGCGGCCCGTGAGCTGCTGGAGGCGGCGCGCGGCGAGGACCGCAACGCGCCCGGCCGCCGGCTGGTCGCCCAGCAGACCCTGAGCCTGCTCGGCGACGAGGCCGAGCCGGCCCTGCGCGAGGTCCTGGCCGACCGCCAGCTCGGCGGACTGGCCCGGGTCTGGCTGACCGAACGCGAGGCGGCGGACGTCCCCACGCCCGACGAGGACATGATCTTCTGGCTCACCGTCGACACCATCGCCGCCCAGCTCGACGCCGACGACGACCCCGAGTTGCTGCGCGAGCTGGTCACCGACCTCGTCGCCCGGCACGACGGGTTCTTCACCGCGGCCTGGCGGGTGGACCACCCGGCGACCGCCGACGTCCTGGAGGCCATGGGCCGCATCCACCCCGACAAGCGGCTGGCCAAGGAGGCGCGCAAGGCCGCGTTCAAGGCCCGTTCGGCGGGACCCACGGCGCCCTGAGCCGCCTGCCGCGGCGCGGAACGGGTTGCGGAACGGGGCGCGGAGGAGGCCCGAACGCCTCAGGGAATGGGCGTCGGAAT includes:
- a CDS encoding alpha/beta hydrolase → MFEEMLVPVSHDPAVELFVARAGRPSGPPLLVVHGGPDWDHTYLRRPLDRLAGHRRIVLPDLRGCGRSTRGLADGHYTPDAATADLVRLLDALGIGRTDVLGFSYGGLIAQRLALAAPGRVRRLVIASSSVLPVPPDAFDGWREREERLAAEAAVWSDPSLSGAALTRAAAVASARANVWREEALPGYLDVLRGVRFTAEWLRPWQAGTLPGPRRPGDPGRLAALGVPVLLLHGRQDMTFPVGLVAPTLRLLPSARAAVIEEAGHMAHVDRPDAWLEALEDFLSRD
- a CDS encoding suppressor of fused domain protein, giving the protein MTTSGADPAQEALDRHVRTFFAGHPVGTADHDLGDGRRGTVPGLRVLEVGPGPRGDYWTYVTAGRGSRADRDGHRLEFVLTAPVRDPRFADLIAMTAHYHRGPRPHPLDVGHSLPVGGPWVPGSACDHILVNLPYLHGPDLEVCRLPGGHARLLWLLPVTASEIAFRREHGTEALERRFDDAGILPPALHRAPVV